From the Tripterygium wilfordii isolate XIE 37 chromosome 6, ASM1340144v1, whole genome shotgun sequence genome, one window contains:
- the LOC120000636 gene encoding uncharacterized protein LOC120000636, whose protein sequence is MNIGGREKDTIKWCSFHQVHGHKTTECKALLDEVNDLVNRGHLHNLLTERGKALLAKRKEKAAEDNIPEPTKTIAAIIGGSKISEIFHSTAKRSAKVAINLEARKGRPTKTPSDQVITFTDSEATDLLDPHHDALVIFI, encoded by the coding sequence ATGAACATCGGTGGAAGAGAAAAAGATACCATTAAATGGTGCAGTTTTCATCAAGTCCATGGGCACAAAACCACCGAATGCAAGGCCTTACTAGATGAAGTGAATGACTTGGTCAATCGCGGTCATTTGCACAACTTGCTGACCGAAAGAGGGAAGGCTCTTCTAgctaaaagaaaggaaaaggccGCAGAAGACAACATACCAGAGCCCACCAAAACTATTGCAGCCATCATCGGGGGATCGAAGATTAGTGAAATTTTTCACTCAACTGCCAAAAGAAGTGCAAAAGTCGCCATCAACCTAGAAGCAAGGAAGGGGCGGCCGACGAAAACTCCTTCCGACCAGGTGATCACGTTTACCGATAGTGAAGCAACCGATCTGTTAGATCCACACCATGATGCACTTGTCATCTTCATCTAG
- the LOC120000637 gene encoding zinc finger BED domain-containing protein RICESLEEPER 2-like encodes MRCCAHILNLIVKRGLSEIEDCIENVRNSVSFWTASPKREQTFREAARQLHITSTKQLVLDCKTRWNSIYLMLTVAIGYKDVFTRLKKKESLYKCLPSESDWDLAKIICEKLKIFHNATEMFSGKKYPTANMFFPIFDKYWNVVHDVMSVATVLDPRYKLKLMEYYFPKFYKESASEEISRIRTLCYDLFYEYHSRYMKDKEDHNHGLGESSSSFNKVRDSGKSSWSDPGFEAFISQNEDELGRNELDNYLSEKNLPLMNDFRVSFQHGRKSGE; translated from the exons ATGCGATGTTGTGCtcatattttgaatttgattgttaAACGTGGCTTGTCGGAGATTGAGGATTGCATTGAAAATGTTAGAAACAGTGTTTCATTTTGGACTGCGTCACCTAAACGAGAGCAAACTTTTAGAGAGGCCGCACGTCAATTGCATATCACAAGTACTAAACAATTAGTACTTGACTGCAAGACTAGATGGAACTCCATATATTTGATGCTTACTGTTGCTATTGGTTATAAGGATGTCTTCACTCGCTTGAAAAAGAAAGAGTCTCTTTATAAATGTTTGCCTAGTGAGAGTGATTGGGATTTGGCAAAAATTATTTGTGAAAAATTGAAGATCTTTCATAACGCCACTGAGATGTTTTCTGGGAAAAAATATCCAACTGCAAATATGTTTTTTCCAATA TTTGATAAATATTGGAATGTTGTCCATGATGTCATGAGTGTGGCTACTGTGTTGGATCCTAGATACAAGTTGAAGTTAATGGAATATTATTTTCCTAAGTTTTACAAAGAATCAGCTTCAGAAGAGATTTCTAGGATTCGAACCCTTTGTTATGATTTGTTTTATGAGTATCACAGTAGATATATGAAAGACAAAGAAGATCATAATCATGGGCTTGGTGAATCTTCATCCTCATTTAATAAGGTCAGAGACTCTGGCAAATCTTCTTGGAGTGATCCTGGTTTTGAAGCTTTTATTTCACAAAATGAGGATGAACTTGGAAGAAATGAGTTGGATAATTACTTGAGTGAGAAAAACTTGCCCCTTATGAATGA CTTCAGAGTCAGCTTTCAGCATGGGAGGAAGAGTGGTGAGTAA
- the LOC120000638 gene encoding transcription factor bHLH168-like, translating into MPRKSSSSPSRHDRSLIERKRRMHMRVLYSNLSSLIAPNSSQVSVPELVDRATDYIKGLDSRVKQLHQTKQAILTGEDVSITSDQYQLLDANVASSSSSRSVPIVDVGAFESTLEVNLICGPDDMFKLTEVIRVLEEEGAVIITSTCHKEGDRVFYTIYSQAIIPRIGIDASRVHERLKMLFS; encoded by the exons aTGCCACGAAAAAGTAGTAGTAGTCCATCAAGACATGATCGAAGTTTGATTGAGAGAAAACGAAGAATGCACATGAGGGTTCTTTACTCCAATCTCTCCTCACTCATTGCTCCCAACTCTTCTCag GTGTCGGTGCCTGAGTTAGTGGACAGGGCCACGGATTACATAAAGGGCTTGGATTCGAGAGTTAAACAACTACACCAAACAAAACAAGCAATTTTGACAGGTGAAGATGTTTCCATAACAAGTGATCAATATCAATTATTGGATGCAAACGTTGcgtcatcgtcatcatcaagATCGGTACCCATCGTTGACGTTGGAGCATTTGAGTCTACTTTGGAAGTGAACTTGATTTGTGGTCCAGATGACATGTTTAAGTTGACTGAAGTTATTAGGGTTCTTGAGGAAGAAGGAGCAGTCATCATCACTTCTACATGCCACAAAGAGGGTGACAGGGTTTTCTATACCATATATTCACAG GCTATAATCCCTAGAATTGGTATAGACGCTTCAAGAGTACATGAGAGGTTGAAGATGTTGTTTTCTTGA